The Thermoleophilaceae bacterium genomic sequence CAAGGCCGCGATCCGCAAGGCCACGCTCGACATCTCGATGACGCCGGTGCTGTGCGGCTCGTCCTTCAAGAACAAGGGCGTGCAGCCGCTGCTCGACGCCGTGATCGACTACCTCCCGAGCCCGCTCGACGTGCCGCCCGTTGAGGGCATCGAGCCCGGCAAGGAGGAGGAGAACGGCCACCCGATCCCGCGCAACGCCTCCGATGACGAGCCGTTCTCGGCGCTGGCCTTCAAGGTCATGTCCGATCCGTTCGTCGGCAAGCTCACCTACTTCCGCGTCTACTCCGGCAAGCTCACCGCCGGCTCGCGCGTGCTCAACGCGAACACGGGCCGCACCGAGCGGGTTGGCCGCATCCTGATGATGCACGCCAACCACCGCGAGGAGCAGGAGGAGATCTACGCGGGCGACATCGCGGCGGCCGTCGGTCTCAAGCAGACCTCCACGGGCGACACGCTGTGCGCGCCCGACGCCGCCGTGCGCCTCGAGACGATGACCTTCCCCGAGCCGGTGGTGCACCTCTCGATCGAGCCGAAGACGAAGGTCGACCAGGAGAAGATGGCCACCGCGCTCGCGCGCCTCGCGGAGGAGGACCCGACCTTCAACGTGCGGACCGACGAGGAGACCGGCCAGACCGTGATCTCCGGCATGGGCGAGCTGCACCTCGAGGTGCTCGTGGACCGCATGAAGCGCGAGTTCAAGGTCGAGGCGGCCGTCGGCCGGCCGCAGGTGGCCTATCGCGAGACGGTGCGCGGCACCGCCGAGAAGATCGAGGGCAAGTTCATCCGCCAGACCGGCGGCTCGGGCCAGTACGGCGTGGTCTACATCGACCTCGAGCCGGCGCCGGGCGAGGGCTTCGACTTCGTCAACAAGATCAAGGGCGGAGCCATCCCCTCGGAGTTCATCCCCGCTGTGGAGAAGGGCATCGAGGAGGCGCTCGAGACAGGGGTGAAGGCCGGCTTCCCGATGGTGGACGTCCGGGCGACGCTCACCGACGGCAAGTACCACGACACGGACTCCTCGGAGGTGGCCTTCAAGATCGCGGGCTCGCTCGCGCTGAAGGAGGCCGCCAAGCGCGCCAAGCCGGTGCTGCTCGAGCCCGTGATGGCCGTCGAGGTGGTCACGCCGCAGGAGTTCCTCGGCGACGTGATCGGCGACCTCTCGCGCCGTCGTGGCCGGGTGGAGGGGCAGGAGCCGCGAGGCAACGCCCTTGCCGTGAAGGCCAGCGTCCCGCTCGCCGAGATGTTCGGCTATGCCACCGACCTGCGTTCGAACACGCAGGGCCGAGCCAACTACACCATGCAGTTCGACCGCTACGAGGAAGTGCCTAACAACCTCGCGGAAGGGATCGTTGAGCACCGCACCGGGGAGCCGGTGGGGGCCAGCGCATAAAGAGTATGTTTCCGGGGTTCGCCTTCTGGCGGGCCGCCTAGAGCTTTCGAAAGGAGCGACAACCAGTGGCGAAGGAGAAGTTCGAGCGCGATAAGCCGCACGTCAACGTAGGCACCATCGGTCACATCGACCATGGCAAGACCACGCTGACAGCGGCCATCACCCAGGTGCTCGCCGAGAAGATGGGCGGCGAGGCGATGTCGTTCGACCAGATCGACAACGCGCCCGAGGAGAAGCAGCGCGGCATCACCATCGCCACGTCGCACGTCGAGTACCAGACGGAGAACCGCCACTACGCGCACGTCGACTGTCCGGGTCACGCGGACTACGTGAAGAACATGATCACGGGCGCCGCGCAGATGGACGGCGCGATCCTCGTGGTGTCGGCGGCGGACGGCCCGATGCCTCAGACGCGTGAGCACATCCTGCTCGCCCGCCAGGTTGGCGTGCCGTACATCGTGGTGTTCCTCAACAAGGCCGACATGGTCGACGACCCCGAGCTCCTCGAGCTCGTGGAGGTCGAGGTGCGCGACCTGCTCTCGGAGTACGAGTTCCCGGGCGACGACATCCCGTTCATCACGGGCTCGGCGCTGAAGGCGCTCGAGGGCGACGAGGAGGCCAAGGGCAAGATCCTCGAGCTCGCGGCCGCTCTCGACGAGTACATCCCCGAGCCGGAGCGCGACCTCGACAAGCCGTTCCTGATGCCGGTCGAGGACGTTTTCTCGATCACCGGTCGCGGCACGGTGGCCACCGGCCGTATCGAGCAGGGCATCATCAAGACCGGCGACACCGTCGAGATCGTGGGCATCCACCCGGAGACCTCGAGCACGGTCGTCACCGGCGTCGAGATGTTCCGCAAGATCCTGGACGAGGGTCGCGCGGGCGACAACGTCGGCTGCCTGCTCCGCGGCACCAAGCGTGAGGAGATCGAGCGTGGCCAGGTGCTCTGCGTGCCGGGGTCGATCACGCCGCACACGAAGTTCAAGGCGGAGGTCTACTGCCTGAAGAAGGAGGAGGGCGGCCGCCACACGCCGTTCTTCTCGGGCTACCGCCCGCAGTTCTACTTCCGCACCACGGACGTCACCGGCGTCGCCAACCTGCCCGAGGGCACGGAGATGGTCATGCCGGGCGACAACGTGCAGATGTCCATCGAGCTCATCCAGCCGATCGCCATGGACCAGGGTCTCCGCTTCGCCATCCGCGAGGGAGGTCGCACGGTCGGCTCCGGGGTGGTGACCGAGATCGTCGAGTAGCACCGCTCGTTAGAGACACGAGCTTTCGGGGGCGGGCCCCAGCAGGACCGGGTCCGCCCTCGGTGCGTCCTAAGGAATCAAGTTGGCAGCTATTACACAGAACAAGATCCGGATCCGGCTCAAGGCCTACGACCACTCGGCGATCGAGACGGCCGCCAAGGAGATCGTGGAGACGGCCGAGCGGACGGGCGCGACCGTGTCCGGACCGGTGCCGCTGCCCACGGAGAAGAACGTCTACTGCGTGATCCGCAGTCCCTTCAAGGACAAGGACTCGCGCGAGCACTTCGAGATCCGGACGCACAAGCGGCTGATCGACATCCATCAGCCCACCCCGAAGACGGTCGACTCGCTCCAGCGGCTCGACCATCTTCCAGCAGGCGTCGATATTCAAATCCAGCTCGTCTGACCCGATGGCTGCACTACTCGGGAAGAAGATCGGGATGACGCAGCTTTTCGGCGAGGACGGCCGCGTTGAGCGGGTCACCGTGATCGAGGCGGGCCCCTGCCACGTCACCGCCATCCGCACGCATGACCGTGACGGCTACGAGGCCGTCCAGCTCGCGTTCGGCCCGGTGAAGGAGAAGCGGCTCACGAAGGCCGAGCTGGGCCACCTCAAGAAGGCCGACGCTCCGGCGCTCCGCCACGTCTGCGAGTTTCGCGATGAGGCCGGCGAGCTCACCGTCGGCGAGACCGTGACGGTGGAGGCGTTCGAGAAGGGCCAGACCGTGAAGGTTTCCGGCATCTCGAAGGGCAAGGGCTTCCAGGGCACCGTCAAGCGACACAACTTCCACCGCGGCCCGGTCACCCACGGCTCGCACAACGTGCGCGCACCGGGTTCGATCGGAGCCTCCGCCACGCCTTCGCGCGTGTTCAAGGGCATCCGCGGGCCCGGCCAGATGGGCAACGAGCGTGTCACGCAGCGCGGTCTCGAGATCGTCGACGTGATCGCCGACAAGAACCTGCTGCTCGTCCGCGGTTCCGTGCCGGGCCCGAAGGGCGGCACCGTCGAGATAAGGAGCGATCGCTGATGGCCGCTCCCAAGGCAGCCCTTCTCGGGCAGAAGACCGGCGAGGCGGACCTCGATGCCGCCGTGTTCGGCGAGACCTTCCACATGTCGCTCGTGCACGAGGCCGTGCGCGCTGAGCTGAACGCGCGCCGCCGCGGAACATCCTCCACCAAGACGCGCGGCGAGGTGGCGATGTCGGGTGCCAAGGCCTTCCGCCAGAAGGGCACCGGCCGCGCCCGCGCGGGAGCCCTCTCCACCCCACAGCGCATCGGCGGCGGCATCGCCTTCGGGCCCAAGCCGCGCGGGTACACGGTGAAGGTCAACCGCAAGGCGCGCCGTCGCGCGCTGCGCGCCGCGCTTTCGCTCCATGCCGAGCGCGGCACCCTCGCGGTGGTCGACCCCTCGAACTTCGACAGCCCCTCCACGAAGAGCGCCGCCGAGGCGCTTGCTTCGTTCGGCGAGGGGCGGGCGCTCGTGGTCCTCGCTCGTGAGGGCGAGGAGGCGTGCGCGAAGTCGTTCCGCAACATCGGCGGCGTGACCGTGCTGCCCGCGGACGACGTGGGCGTGGCGGACATCATCGGCGCCGCGCGGCTCGTGCTCTCGCAGGCGGCGGTCGACCATCTCACCGCGGTCGCGGCCCCGCCCGCCAAGGAGGCCACGTCGTGAACCCGCGCTCGGTGATCATCCGGCCGATCGTCTCGGAGAAGAGCTACGCGCTTCTCACGGCCAACAAGTACACCTTCCGCGTCCATCCGGACGCGCACAAGACGCAGATCCGCCAGGCGGTGGAGGACATCTTCGGCGTGCGCGTTGAGGACGTTCGGACGATGAGCGTGAAGTCCAAGCCCAAGCGGCGCGGCTACACGTACGGCCGCACCCGCGAGTGGAAGAAGGCGATCGTGCAGCTCCACCCGGACGACTCCATCGAACTCTTCGAGGGCCAGGAGCTCGGTTAGTGGCCGCCTCCGCAAATACGCTCGCGTTCGGCGGCTGCGAACCTTCGCCTGGCCGGCCCCGCGATGCTCGCCAATGCCGGGCATTGGCTGCGCTCACGTGTCCACCCCTCCTCGGTTCTCGCTCGCCGAGCCGCGACCGTATTTCCGTCGGAGACCACTAATGGCCATCAAGAAACACAAGCCCACGAGCCCCGGCCGGCGCTTCGCCACCTGGTCGGACCGCGCGGAGGTCACGCGCACCGAGCCGGAGAAGTCGCTGGTCCGCGGCCTCACGAAGAGCGGCGGCCGCAACTCCTATGGGCGCATCACGTCGCGTCACCGCGGCGGCGGCGCCAAGCGCAAGTACCGCGTGATCGACTTCAAGCGCACGAAGGACGGGATCCCGGCCAAGGTCGCCTCGATCGAGTACGACCCCAACCGCACCGCCTACATCGCGCTGCTCCACTACGCCGACGGCGAGAAGCGCTACATCCTCGCCCCGGCCAGGCTGCGCGTGGGCGCCACGGTGATGTCCGGCCCCACAGCCGACATCGCGGTCGGCCACTGCCTGCCGCTTCGCAACATCCCCACCGGCACCGTCGTCCACAACGTCGAGCTTTCGCCGGGCCGCGGCGGGCAGATGGGCCGCTCCGCCGGCACCTCGATCCAGCTGATGGCGAAGGAGGGCGAGCGCGCCACGCTTCGCCTGCCGTCGGGCGAGATGCGGATGGTGGACGTGGACTGCCGCGCCACCGTCGGCACCATCGGCAACGTGGAGCATCAGAACATCGACATCGGGAAGGCCGGCCGCAACCGGCACAAGGGCAAGCGGCCGCAGACACGCGGTACCGCCATGAACCCCGTCGACCACCCGCACGGCGGCGGCGAGGGCTCCACCACTCCGGGTCGCCATCCGGTCACCCCCTGGGGCGTGCCCACCCTCGGCTATCCCACTCGCAAGAAGAACAAGCCGTCCGACGCCATGATCGTGCGTCGGCGCAGGAAGAAGAGGTAGACAGACTTGTCTCGTTCATCCAAGAAGGGACCGTGGGTCGAGGATCGCCTGATCAACCGCATCGAGGCGATGAACTCCTCCGGTCAGAAGCAGATGATCAAGACCTGGTCGCGGGCCTCCACGATCTTCCCGGAGATGGTGGGCCACACCATCGCCGTTCACGACGGCCGCAAGCACGTGCCCGTGTTCGTCTCCGAGTCGATGGTCGGGCACAAGCTGGGCGAGTTTGCTCCCACGCGGCTGTTCCGAGGCCACGCGGGCTCCGACAAGGCAAGAATGCGATGAGCGAAGAAGAGAAGCAGAGCGCAGAGGAGCAGGCCGCGGAGGAGCAGGCCGAGGCCGCGGAGGAGACTCCGAAGAAGCCGCGCCGCACCCGGCGGAAGAAGGCTGAGGAAGAGACCCCTGCTCCGGAGGCAAGCGCCGCCGAGGAGCCCGCTGCCGAGGCCGAGGCCGAGGAGACCGGGACTGAAGAAGCCGACGCTGAGGAGACTCCTGCTGAGGAGGCCAAGCCGTCGCGCCGTCGTCGTTCTTCCGAGACCGCTGCTCCGGTGCACAAGAAGGCGCCGGCGCCGCGCGCTGCCGACGGCACCGTGGTCGTGCGGGCGCAGGCCAAGTATGTGCGGCATGCGCCGCGCAAGGCGCGGCTAGTGGTCGACCACATCCGCGGCAAGTCGATCGACGAGGCGCGTGCCATCCTTCAGCACACGCCACGAGCGGCGGCCGTCGATGTACTCAAGCTTCTCGAGTCGGCCGTGGCGAACGCGGAGAACAACCACGAGCTCGTCGCCGACGACCTCGTGATCCGCAAGGCCTACGTCGACGAGGGGCCCACGCTCAAGCGCTACCGTCCACGCGCTCTCGGCCGCGCCACGCGGATTCGCAAGCGCACGAGCCACATGACCATCCAGCTTTCGCCGAAGGAGTAGTCGACACAACATGGGTCAGAAAGTTCATCCAGAAGGCCTGCGGGTCGGCTACATCCACGACTGGAAGTCGCAGTGGTTCAACGACCGCGAGTTCTCGAACTACCTGCTCGAGGACGTCCGCATCCGCGATCACATCGAGGGCAAGCTCGCGCACGCCGGCCTCTCTGACATCACGATCAAGAAGAACAAGAGCGAGGTGGAGGTGAACATCCACACCGCTCGCCCGGGCATCGTCATCGGCAAGTCCGGCAGCGAGGTGGACGCCCTGCGCCGCGAGCTTCACCGGATGACCGGCAAGTCGGTGAAGGTGAACATCCTCGAGATCAAGCGTCCCGAGCTCGACGCGAAGCTGGTGGCGCAGTCGGTGGCCGAGCAGCTCCAGAACCGCGTGGCGTTCCGGCGCGCGATGAAGCGCGCGCTCACCTCAGCGATGCGCTCCGGCGCCAAGGGCGTCCGCATCCAGGTGTCCGGCCGGCTCGGCGGCGCCGAGATGGCGCGCACCGAGGGCTACTCGGACGGCCGCGTGCCGCTCCACACGCTGCGTGCCGACATCGACTACGGCTTCTACGAGGCCCGCACCACCTTCGGCCGCATCGGCGTGAAGGTGTGGATCAACAAGGGCGAGATCATGCCCTCGGGCTTCGCGCAGGACCTGACCCAGATCGAGGCCCCGCAGCAGGCCGCCGCTGGTGGCGGCGGTGGCGGTGGCCGTGACGGCGGCCGCGGTGGTCGCGACGGCCGTGGTGGCCGCGGTGGCCGCGGTGGCGGACCGGGCGGTCCCGGTCGCGGTGGTCGCGGTGGCGGTCCCGGCGGCCGTGGCGGCGGACCGGGTGGTCCCGGTCGCGGTGGTCGCGGCGGTGGCGGCGGCGGAGGCCGTGGCCCGCGCGCCGGTGGCGGAGGCCCTGGAGGAGGTCGCTAACCGATGCTTCAGCCCAAGCGAGTCAAGCACCGCAAGCAGCATCGCGGCCGCATGCCCGGGAACTCCAAGGGCGGCGTGCGCGTGGAGTTCGGCGAGTACGGCCTGAAGACGCTCGAGCGCGGCTGGATCACCAACCGCCAGATCGAGGCGGCCCGAATCGCGATGACGCGCAAGATCAAGCGCGGCGGCAAGGTCTGGATCAACATCTTCCCGGACAAGCCGGTCACGGCGAAGCCGGCCGAGACCCGCATGGGCTCCGGCAAGGGCTCGCCCGAGGGCTGGGTGGCCGTGGTCAAGCCGGGCCGCGTGATGTTCGAGCTGGCCGGCGTGCCCGAGCCGCTCGCGCGTGAGGCGATGCGCCTCGCCGGCCACAAGCTCCCCGTGAAGACGAAGTTCGTCGTGCGAGAGGGTCAGGAGCAGTGAAGCGGACTGACGCGAACAGCATGCAGGACCCGGAGCTCGTGGAGTTCATCGGGAACAAGCGCCAGGAGCTGTTCAACCTGCGCTTCCAGCACGCCACCGGCCAGCTCGAGAACACCGCGCGCCTGCGCGAGACCAAGCGCGAGCTGGCGCGCGGCCTCACCGTCGCGCACTCGCGCGATATCGACGTCGACAGAGAACTGAAGAGACAGAAGGCATGATCGAAGAGAACGAGCAAACGGCGGCTGACGCCGCCGAGCCCACAGAGGGCAGCCCGCAGCCGGCAGAGCCGGAGGCTCCCGCCCCCGAGGAGGCTCCCGCCGACGAGACGCCTGCGGCTGAGGAGACGCCGGCCGAGGAGGCCGCGGCTCCTGCTGAGGAGGCTCCGGCTGAGGAGGCTCCGGCCGAGGAGGCCCCTGCGGCTGAGGCTCCCGCGGCCGAGGCTGCTGAGCCCGCCGAACAACTTCATCCCAAGGAGGCGCGCAAGCGCGCTCGCTCGCAGCACAGTGGCGAGGCGCGCCCGCAGCGCACGGCCGAGGAGCGCGCCGGCGAGCGTGCCGAGCGTCGGGAGCACCTCGCGAAGGTGCGCCGCTCCTATCGCCAGAAGCAGCGCGAGAAGCGCGCCGCTGC encodes the following:
- the rplB gene encoding 50S ribosomal protein L2 is translated as MAIKKHKPTSPGRRFATWSDRAEVTRTEPEKSLVRGLTKSGGRNSYGRITSRHRGGGAKRKYRVIDFKRTKDGIPAKVASIEYDPNRTAYIALLHYADGEKRYILAPARLRVGATVMSGPTADIAVGHCLPLRNIPTGTVVHNVELSPGRGGQMGRSAGTSIQLMAKEGERATLRLPSGEMRMVDVDCRATVGTIGNVEHQNIDIGKAGRNRHKGKRPQTRGTAMNPVDHPHGGGEGSTTPGRHPVTPWGVPTLGYPTRKKNKPSDAMIVRRRRKKR
- the rplW gene encoding 50S ribosomal protein L23, whose amino-acid sequence is MNPRSVIIRPIVSEKSYALLTANKYTFRVHPDAHKTQIRQAVEDIFGVRVEDVRTMSVKSKPKRRGYTYGRTREWKKAIVQLHPDDSIELFEGQELG
- the rplP gene encoding 50S ribosomal protein L16; translated protein: MLQPKRVKHRKQHRGRMPGNSKGGVRVEFGEYGLKTLERGWITNRQIEAARIAMTRKIKRGGKVWINIFPDKPVTAKPAETRMGSGKGSPEGWVAVVKPGRVMFELAGVPEPLAREAMRLAGHKLPVKTKFVVREGQEQ
- the rplV gene encoding 50S ribosomal protein L22, whose product is MVVRAQAKYVRHAPRKARLVVDHIRGKSIDEARAILQHTPRAAAVDVLKLLESAVANAENNHELVADDLVIRKAYVDEGPTLKRYRPRALGRATRIRKRTSHMTIQLSPKE
- the fusA gene encoding elongation factor G — its product is MPRTVSLDHTRNIGIMAHIDAGKTTTTERILFYTGRTHKMGEVHEGAAVMDWMEQEQERGITITSAATTAHWRDYRINIIDTPGHVDFTVEVERSLRVLDGAIALFDSVAGVEPQSETVWRQADKYRVPRIAYINKMDRIGANFDAGVQTMVDRLGAHPVPVQLPIGAEADFRGVVDLVRERAIIYKDDLGQEVEETDIPDDHKDVAHEARTHLIEAIADYDDELMEAYLSDEPIDVDRLKAAIRKATLDISMTPVLCGSSFKNKGVQPLLDAVIDYLPSPLDVPPVEGIEPGKEEENGHPIPRNASDDEPFSALAFKVMSDPFVGKLTYFRVYSGKLTAGSRVLNANTGRTERVGRILMMHANHREEQEEIYAGDIAAAVGLKQTSTGDTLCAPDAAVRLETMTFPEPVVHLSIEPKTKVDQEKMATALARLAEEDPTFNVRTDEETGQTVISGMGELHLEVLVDRMKREFKVEAAVGRPQVAYRETVRGTAEKIEGKFIRQTGGSGQYGVVYIDLEPAPGEGFDFVNKIKGGAIPSEFIPAVEKGIEEALETGVKAGFPMVDVRATLTDGKYHDTDSSEVAFKIAGSLALKEAAKRAKPVLLEPVMAVEVVTPQEFLGDVIGDLSRRRGRVEGQEPRGNALAVKASVPLAEMFGYATDLRSNTQGRANYTMQFDRYEEVPNNLAEGIVEHRTGEPVGASA
- the rpsJ gene encoding 30S ribosomal protein S10; protein product: MTQNKIRIRLKAYDHSAIETAAKEIVETAERTGATVSGPVPLPTEKNVYCVIRSPFKDKDSREHFEIRTHKRLIDIHQPTPKTVDSLQRLDHLPAGVDIQIQLV
- the rplC gene encoding 50S ribosomal protein L3, whose amino-acid sequence is MAALLGKKIGMTQLFGEDGRVERVTVIEAGPCHVTAIRTHDRDGYEAVQLAFGPVKEKRLTKAELGHLKKADAPALRHVCEFRDEAGELTVGETVTVEAFEKGQTVKVSGISKGKGFQGTVKRHNFHRGPVTHGSHNVRAPGSIGASATPSRVFKGIRGPGQMGNERVTQRGLEIVDVIADKNLLLVRGSVPGPKGGTVEIRSDR
- the rpsS gene encoding 30S ribosomal protein S19, whose protein sequence is MSRSSKKGPWVEDRLINRIEAMNSSGQKQMIKTWSRASTIFPEMVGHTIAVHDGRKHVPVFVSESMVGHKLGEFAPTRLFRGHAGSDKARMR
- the rpmC gene encoding 50S ribosomal protein L29 → MQDPELVEFIGNKRQELFNLRFQHATGQLENTARLRETKRELARGLTVAHSRDIDVDRELKRQKA
- the rplD gene encoding 50S ribosomal protein L4 translates to MAAPKAALLGQKTGEADLDAAVFGETFHMSLVHEAVRAELNARRRGTSSTKTRGEVAMSGAKAFRQKGTGRARAGALSTPQRIGGGIAFGPKPRGYTVKVNRKARRRALRAALSLHAERGTLAVVDPSNFDSPSTKSAAEALASFGEGRALVVLAREGEEACAKSFRNIGGVTVLPADDVGVADIIGAARLVLSQAAVDHLTAVAAPPAKEATS
- the tuf gene encoding elongation factor Tu, producing MAKEKFERDKPHVNVGTIGHIDHGKTTLTAAITQVLAEKMGGEAMSFDQIDNAPEEKQRGITIATSHVEYQTENRHYAHVDCPGHADYVKNMITGAAQMDGAILVVSAADGPMPQTREHILLARQVGVPYIVVFLNKADMVDDPELLELVEVEVRDLLSEYEFPGDDIPFITGSALKALEGDEEAKGKILELAAALDEYIPEPERDLDKPFLMPVEDVFSITGRGTVATGRIEQGIIKTGDTVEIVGIHPETSSTVVTGVEMFRKILDEGRAGDNVGCLLRGTKREEIERGQVLCVPGSITPHTKFKAEVYCLKKEEGGRHTPFFSGYRPQFYFRTTDVTGVANLPEGTEMVMPGDNVQMSIELIQPIAMDQGLRFAIREGGRTVGSGVVTEIVE